From Sceloporus undulatus isolate JIND9_A2432 ecotype Alabama chromosome 6, SceUnd_v1.1, whole genome shotgun sequence, one genomic window encodes:
- the LOC121932901 gene encoding serine/threonine-protein kinase greatwall-like has product MAAQRSPGEEGPERGKEEASSRARRLAVPRPPSIQDFAILKPISRGAFGKVYLGRKRGKLYAVKVVKKADLINKNMVHQVQAERDALALSKSPFIVHLYYSLQSANNVYLVSKLFVLVVGIL; this is encoded by the exons ATGGCGGCCCAGAGGAGCCCGGGCGAGGAAGGGCCGGAGCGGGGCAAGGAGGAGGCCTCCTCCCGGGCGAGGCGCCTGGCCGTGCCCCGGCCGCCCTCCATCCAGGACTTCGCCATCCTGAAGCCCATCAGCCGCGGCGCCTTCGGGAAGGTCTACCTGGGGCGCAAAAGGGGGAAGCTCTACGCCGTCAAG GTGGTAAAAAAAGCTGATCTTATCAATAAGAATATGGTCCACCAAGTACAGGCAGAGAGAGATGCCCTGGCCCTTAGTAAAAGTCCTTTCATTGTGCACTTATACTACTCCCTTCAGTCTGCAAATAATGTCTATTTGGTGAGTAAACTCTTTGTACTTGTGGTGGGCATCCTCTGA